The proteins below come from a single Candidatus Methanoperedens sp. genomic window:
- a CDS encoding SAM-dependent DNA methyltransferase: MAGNHNEIEKRLWSAADELRANSKLKSSEYSVPVLGLIFLRYADHKFTTAKQELDGKSTGRRAVSKTDYQARGVLYLPEASRFSRLLNLPEGADIGKAINEAMRAIEAENEELKDILPKTYNHLDNRTLVELLKTFNSVPMDIEGDAFGKIYEYFLGKFAMSEGQKGGEFFTPTSIVKLIVEVIEPYHGRIFDPACGSGGMFVQSARFVGNHKKNPNAEISVYGQEKTAETVRLCKMNLAVHGLSGDIREGNSYYEDIHKSTGKFDFVMANPPFNVDRVDKERIKDDPRFPFGMPKPDNANYLWIQIFYSALNESGHAGFVMANSASDARGSEQDIRRDLIEAGAVDVIVAVGSNFFYTVTLPCTLWFLERGKAKTPRKDKVLFLDARHIFYQVDRAHRDFTPDQIEFLANIVRLYRGEQPETTSGSVPTLKEKFPEGKYVDVPGLCKVAALSEIEAQGWSLNPGRYVGVAEREADDFDFKERLEELNEELETLNVEARELEGRISENVSKLLEVQ, translated from the coding sequence ATGGCAGGAAATCATAACGAGATCGAAAAACGCCTGTGGTCTGCCGCAGACGAGCTTCGGGCTAATTCTAAATTGAAATCATCGGAATATTCAGTCCCTGTTCTTGGTCTTATATTCCTGCGTTATGCTGATCACAAGTTCACCACGGCAAAGCAGGAACTTGATGGCAAAAGCACGGGTCGAAGAGCCGTTAGCAAAACCGATTATCAGGCGCGTGGTGTCCTGTACCTTCCTGAAGCCTCAAGATTCTCCAGGCTTCTTAACCTGCCCGAAGGCGCAGATATAGGAAAAGCCATCAACGAAGCCATGCGCGCCATTGAAGCAGAGAACGAAGAGCTCAAGGATATCCTGCCCAAGACATATAACCATCTCGATAACCGCACTCTCGTGGAGTTATTAAAGACTTTCAACTCTGTACCCATGGACATCGAAGGCGATGCTTTTGGCAAGATATATGAGTATTTCCTGGGTAAATTCGCCATGAGCGAAGGACAGAAAGGTGGCGAGTTCTTTACACCTACTTCTATTGTTAAACTCATCGTGGAGGTCATCGAACCCTACCATGGACGCATCTTTGACCCTGCGTGCGGTTCAGGCGGTATGTTCGTCCAGAGTGCGCGTTTTGTGGGAAACCATAAGAAGAATCCGAATGCTGAGATCAGCGTTTATGGCCAGGAAAAGACCGCTGAAACTGTGCGCCTGTGCAAAATGAACCTTGCTGTACATGGTCTCTCTGGCGATATTCGTGAAGGCAACAGCTACTACGAAGATATTCACAAAAGCACAGGCAAGTTCGATTTCGTAATGGCAAATCCGCCGTTTAACGTTGACAGGGTGGATAAGGAACGGATCAAGGATGACCCCCGCTTTCCCTTTGGTATGCCGAAGCCAGATAATGCCAACTACCTCTGGATCCAGATATTCTACAGCGCCCTGAATGAGAGCGGACATGCTGGATTCGTGATGGCGAACTCTGCAAGCGACGCCCGCGGAAGCGAGCAGGATATCAGAAGAGACCTTATTGAAGCTGGCGCGGTGGATGTGATAGTTGCTGTAGGATCAAACTTCTTCTACACAGTCACTCTGCCGTGCACGCTCTGGTTCCTTGAAAGAGGCAAGGCTAAAACGCCGCGCAAGGACAAAGTCCTCTTTCTGGATGCAAGGCACATCTTCTATCAGGTTGACCGCGCTCATCGGGATTTTACTCCTGACCAGATTGAGTTTCTTGCTAACATCGTGCGGCTCTATCGAGGTGAGCAGCCGGAAACAACGAGCGGCAGTGTGCCGACGTTGAAAGAGAAGTTCCCGGAGGGTAAGTATGTTGATGTTCCCGGTCTTTGCAAAGTAGCTGCGCTTTCAGAGATCGAAGCGCAGGGCTGGAGCCTGAATCCTGGTCGCTATGTGGGTGTGGCTGAGCGTGAGGCCGATGATTTTGATTTCAAGGAGAGATTGGAAGAGTTGAATGAGGAGCTTGAAACGCTTAATGTTGAGGCGCGGGAACTGGAAGGGCGGATATCGGAGAATGTATCCAAATTGTTAGAGGTACAATGA
- a CDS encoding BrnT family toxin, whose product MVHWKKIELIAGPDAEDHIKRHGVSISDVFNVLNGLTYSRKIKTAGETRYTILGESHGKILMVVLIQQSTQSFYLLTAYEPSDGYKNLYRERCKK is encoded by the coding sequence ATGGTTCACTGGAAAAAGATTGAGTTAATAGCGGGACCTGATGCTGAAGACCATATAAAAAGGCATGGTGTGAGCATTTCCGATGTTTTTAATGTACTTAATGGGTTGACCTATTCCAGGAAGATTAAGACCGCTGGAGAAACAAGATATACTATATTGGGTGAATCTCATGGCAAAATCCTTATGGTGGTGCTGATACAGCAATCTACTCAGAGCTTTTATCTGCTTACTGCCTATGAGCCTTCGGATGGCTATAAGAATTTATATAGGGAAAGATGTAAAAAGTAG
- a CDS encoding restriction endonuclease subunit S, with protein sequence MNVVLKPGWNYRKLDDLGFIGRGKSKHRPRDDPSLYGGKYPFIQTGEVKAANLYISQYSQTYNENGLSQSKLWRPETLLITIAANIAETAILKIEACFPDSIVGFVADPKKADVRFVKYCMDTMKLRMQNVSKGTTQDNLSLDKLLTFDFLVPPLPTQRKIAAILSAYDDLIENNTRRIKILEEMTQALYREWFVKFRFPGHETVRMVESELGMVPEGWKIKKLGDIVKNVRISVIPGPQTLDLPYVPIDCLPRKSLALLESKPGSEAQSSLFSFKKYDILFGAMRSYFHKVVMAPFDGTTRSTCFVLRPIEEINYSYAVLTLFEESTVSYSSKQSRGTTIPYAVWDGALENMPIVMPPEELRSKINRTVKPILERIAISLFRQTNLRRTRDLLLPKLISGEVDMEKLDINIPAEAA encoded by the coding sequence ATGAATGTTGTTCTAAAACCTGGTTGGAATTATAGAAAACTTGACGATTTGGGTTTCATTGGAAGAGGCAAATCAAAGCATCGCCCAAGAGATGATCCATCTTTGTATGGGGGCAAATATCCTTTCATCCAGACTGGTGAGGTTAAAGCTGCGAATCTATACATCTCGCAGTATAGCCAAACATATAACGAAAATGGCTTGTCCCAAAGTAAGTTATGGAGGCCAGAAACGCTTTTAATAACGATAGCCGCTAACATTGCGGAAACTGCAATCCTTAAAATTGAGGCATGCTTTCCAGATAGTATCGTTGGCTTCGTTGCTGATCCAAAAAAAGCGGATGTGCGCTTTGTAAAATATTGCATGGATACGATGAAGTTACGGATGCAAAATGTTTCGAAGGGAACAACGCAAGATAACCTTAGCCTTGATAAATTATTAACTTTCGATTTTCTAGTGCCCCCTCTCCCCACCCAGCGCAAAATCGCCGCCATCCTCAGCGCCTACGACGACCTCATCGAGAACAACACGCGGCGCATCAAAATCCTTGAAGAGATGACGCAGGCGCTCTATCGCGAGTGGTTCGTGAAGTTTCGGTTTCCGGGGCATGAGACGGTGAGGATGGTGGAGTCGGAGCTTGGGATGGTGCCGGAGGGGTGGAAAATTAAGAAATTAGGGGATATAGTCAAAAACGTTAGGATATCAGTAATACCAGGACCACAAACTCTTGATTTACCCTATGTTCCGATTGACTGTTTACCACGAAAATCTCTAGCATTGTTGGAAAGTAAACCCGGAAGTGAAGCACAAAGTAGCTTATTTTCATTTAAAAAATATGATATACTTTTTGGTGCAATGCGTTCATATTTTCATAAAGTTGTTATGGCTCCATTTGATGGTACTACTCGTTCAACCTGTTTTGTTCTACGTCCAATAGAGGAAATTAACTATTCTTATGCGGTGCTAACCCTTTTTGAAGAATCTACAGTATCTTATTCCAGCAAGCAATCACGAGGAACCACAATACCTTATGCTGTATGGGATGGAGCATTAGAAAATATGCCTATTGTTATGCCGCCTGAAGAGTTAAGATCAAAAATCAACCGAACAGTCAAGCCAATCTTGGAAAGAATAGCTATTTCACTATTTAGACAGACCAACCTCCGCCGCACCCGCGACCTGCTGCTGCCCAAGCTCATCTCAGGCGAAGTGGACATGGAAAAGCTCGATATAAATATCCCAGCAGAGGCAGCATGA
- a CDS encoding DUF429 domain-containing protein, producing the protein MKVFGIDFTSAPSKRKPITCADCTLENGYLHLNGINNLETFEKFDEFLANGTDWIAGMDFPFGQPKELIDDLKWLHSWKAYVRAIDKMGKDNFEAQIKIYCKQQPEGQKHLKRETDRIAESISPMNIIRPPVGKMFFEGARRLLNSGVNILPCNENGSNRIVVEAYPKLVAKKLIYKPQYKSDTIKKQTPLLEDARREIVKKLNSDCIRFYYGFRVKFDEYLANKIINDPAGDYLDALLCAIQAGWAFEQEENAYGIPEGFELEGWIVDPELNIISKRG; encoded by the coding sequence ATGAAAGTCTTTGGCATAGACTTCACCAGCGCGCCGAGTAAAAGAAAACCTATTACATGTGCAGATTGCACACTTGAAAATGGATATTTGCATCTTAACGGCATAAATAATCTGGAAACCTTTGAGAAGTTTGATGAATTTCTCGCCAATGGAACAGATTGGATAGCAGGAATGGACTTTCCATTTGGACAGCCAAAAGAATTAATAGACGATTTGAAATGGCTACACTCATGGAAAGCATATGTCAGGGCAATAGATAAAATGGGAAAGGATAATTTTGAAGCACAAATAAAAATATATTGTAAACAACAACCTGAAGGACAAAAACATCTAAAACGTGAGACTGACAGGATTGCAGAATCGATTAGTCCGATGAATATAATTAGACCTCCTGTTGGTAAGATGTTCTTTGAAGGTGCACGGCGGTTGTTGAATTCAGGGGTAAATATTCTCCCATGCAATGAAAATGGAAGTAATAGGATCGTAGTTGAAGCGTATCCAAAACTTGTTGCCAAGAAATTAATCTACAAACCTCAATACAAAAGTGACACTATAAAGAAGCAAACTCCATTATTGGAAGATGCGCGGCGAGAGATCGTGAAAAAATTGAATTCAGATTGTATCAGATTTTACTATGGCTTCCGTGTGAAATTTGACGAATATTTAGCGAATAAAATTATCAATGACCCTGCCGGTGATTATCTCGATGCTTTGCTTTGCGCAATTCAAGCTGGATGGGCTTTTGAACAGGAAGAAAATGCATATGGTATTCCAGAGGGATTTGAGCTTGAAGGGTGGATTGTTGATCCTGAGCTTAATATTATTTCTAAGAGAGGTTAA
- a CDS encoding DUF4258 domain-containing protein translates to MKLRIIGTEDRTKGRLYNIEVGAKEVELLLTWHSLDRIVVWNLKPEQVLETLLFPEEVVIGHNNRFIAHKRYNGHIIRAVYEYDINLPVLITVYYPTAKRYFKGGGKFADKILS, encoded by the coding sequence ATGAAGCTAAGAATTATTGGAACTGAAGACAGGACAAAAGGCAGGCTTTATAATATCGAGGTTGGAGCCAAAGAAGTTGAATTGTTACTTACATGGCACTCATTAGACCGCATCGTCGTATGGAATTTAAAACCTGAACAAGTACTTGAGACTTTATTATTTCCGGAAGAAGTTGTGATCGGTCATAATAATAGATTTATTGCTCATAAAAGATATAATGGACATATAATTAGAGCAGTCTATGAATATGATATTAATTTACCGGTTCTCATAACGGTATATTATCCAACAGCGAAAAGATATTTTAAAGGAGGTGGAAAATTTGCAGATAAAATACTCTCCTGA
- a CDS encoding DUF2283 domain-containing protein, whose amino-acid sequence MQIKYSPDADVLIIRLREGIPVDSVDLAEGIIVHYSKEKKILELEILDASKTVQMSELNVSLKGALAATA is encoded by the coding sequence TTGCAGATAAAATACTCTCCTGACGCAGATGTGCTGATAATACGACTCAGAGAAGGTATACCAGTGGATTCCGTTGACCTTGCTGAAGGGATTATCGTACATTATTCAAAGGAGAAGAAAATACTTGAATTAGAGATACTGGACGCCTCGAAGACCGTGCAGATGAGTGAATTGAATGTATCGCTTAAAGGTGCGCTTGCGGCGACGGCATGA
- a CDS encoding epoxyqueuosine reductase: MSISSGTIKKTAKNAGADLTGIASIDRFEKYPEEKRPENLLPGARSVIVVGVRVLPDTIRPNLLLSALHHITLNMYHNRIAYDIGRLLDDHGYSAVVVPHRIGNFDPELRKSGDYMNIYPKLFGISTRHAAVEAGLGILGKSRLLITPRFGPRQRVAAVITDAILDPDKKITKNEAEKLCPPSCQACIKACPGKALSDEGIAWEKCNDVIKPHNSMYGYSACSQCMIACPAGKKI, translated from the coding sequence ATGAGCATATCATCAGGTACAATAAAAAAAACAGCTAAAAATGCTGGCGCTGATCTCACAGGGATTGCCAGCATAGACAGATTTGAAAAGTATCCTGAAGAGAAACGTCCGGAAAACCTGCTTCCAGGTGCAAGATCAGTGATAGTGGTCGGTGTGCGTGTGCTTCCGGATACTATCAGACCAAACCTCTTGCTATCGGCACTGCACCATATTACACTGAACATGTATCATAACCGGATCGCTTATGATATTGGGCGGCTTCTTGACGATCACGGATACAGCGCAGTCGTTGTGCCACACAGGATAGGCAACTTTGATCCGGAACTCAGGAAAAGCGGGGATTATATGAACATATATCCTAAACTGTTTGGCATATCAACAAGACACGCCGCTGTTGAAGCCGGGCTTGGGATACTCGGCAAGAGCCGTCTTCTTATAACACCGCGCTTTGGGCCCAGGCAGCGTGTAGCCGCAGTGATAACTGATGCTATTCTTGACCCCGATAAGAAAATTACGAAAAATGAAGCAGAAAAACTGTGTCCGCCATCATGCCAGGCATGCATCAAAGCATGTCCGGGAAAAGCTCTTTCAGATGAGGGCATCGCGTGGGAAAAATGCAACGATGTCATTAAGCCTCACAACAGCATGTATGGATATTCAGCATGCAGCCAGTGCATGATAGCATGCCCGGCAGGTAAGAAAATCTAA
- a CDS encoding radical SAM protein — protein sequence MNKYQVNGRKLGALEIKAELLVDGVNIDASALPGVGEKYKEQIHGVFDFDLESHEHQKLPAEIIFEDKMLVPFKKNSASPFIVKMNNGSLFLEYNGKYVLDVKYNRRPGFYDKKTSDEILMSRIGQNVSKDALIVAYSNYCNYYRTNEECWFCNLVHTKKTYNGDVIGLKTPAHIGETFQAALEEDAVDKLLLTGGMHPNGKEHEYYIEVAKEVKERTGDDHVPGTVVISAPTDLKKIENLKKAGFDSVAFNLEVWDRNLFAGICPGKARAIGWDNYRKALEYAGRIFGHGKVRSMFVSGLESKESFLKGAEYLASKNVLAFPMPWTPNPGSKLEGHRTPQPSWHLDLSRKLVDIWQKYGYTEDHLKELPLSRNYLYFDEMAGRT from the coding sequence ATGAATAAATATCAGGTAAACGGAAGGAAGCTTGGCGCACTGGAAATTAAAGCAGAGCTATTAGTGGACGGCGTAAACATAGACGCTTCTGCCCTTCCTGGCGTGGGAGAAAAATATAAGGAGCAGATACACGGTGTCTTTGACTTTGACCTTGAATCGCATGAGCACCAGAAACTTCCCGCCGAGATCATATTCGAGGATAAGATGCTCGTACCATTCAAAAAGAACAGCGCTTCGCCTTTTATTGTAAAAATGAACAACGGCTCGCTCTTTCTTGAGTACAATGGAAAATATGTTCTTGATGTGAAATACAACAGGAGACCTGGATTCTATGATAAAAAGACCTCTGATGAGATTCTCATGTCCCGGATCGGGCAGAACGTATCAAAAGATGCGCTTATCGTAGCGTACAGTAACTATTGCAATTATTATAGAACAAATGAAGAGTGCTGGTTCTGCAATCTTGTGCATACAAAGAAAACATATAACGGCGATGTAATCGGTTTGAAAACACCTGCACATATCGGAGAAACTTTCCAGGCAGCTCTCGAAGAAGACGCTGTAGATAAGCTTCTCCTGACAGGCGGAATGCATCCGAACGGAAAGGAACATGAATATTATATTGAGGTTGCAAAAGAGGTAAAAGAGCGTACAGGAGATGACCATGTGCCAGGTACTGTGGTCATATCGGCTCCCACTGACCTTAAGAAGATCGAAAACTTAAAAAAAGCAGGTTTTGATTCGGTTGCATTTAACCTCGAAGTATGGGACAGGAACCTTTTCGCAGGCATCTGCCCTGGAAAAGCAAGAGCTATCGGCTGGGATAATTATCGCAAAGCCCTGGAATATGCAGGCAGGATATTCGGGCATGGAAAAGTCCGGTCTATGTTCGTCTCAGGTCTTGAGTCGAAAGAATCATTCCTGAAAGGTGCAGAATATCTTGCATCAAAGAATGTACTTGCTTTCCCCATGCCATGGACACCTAACCCGGGTTCAAAGCTGGAAGGGCACAGGACACCTCAACCTTCATGGCATCTTGACCTGAGCAGGAAGCTTGTTGATATCTGGCAGAAATACGGTTATACTGAAGATCATTTGAAAGAGCTTCCCCTGTCGCGGAATTATCTGTATTTTGATGAGATGGCTGGAAGAACATGA
- a CDS encoding ABC transporter ATP-binding protein, producing MIKVKVENITKVFQSKNGKNGCVEALGGINLEVRTGEFLAIVGPSGCGKSTFLEILGGLIKPSCGNIYIDGKAVNGPDHDRGIVFQGYALFPWRTVTENISYGLEEKGIPGKTRYEICKRYISLVGLSGFEDHYPYQLSGGMKQRVAIARAFAYDPAILLMDEPFAALDAQTRDTLQGEVLRIWEETKKTVLFVTHNIEEAVFLADRVAIMSARPGKIKRMINIPLPRPRSGDSRTSGDFIELRKEVGNIVREEARPEAFS from the coding sequence ATGATAAAAGTGAAGGTAGAGAACATAACGAAGGTCTTCCAAAGCAAAAACGGAAAGAACGGCTGTGTGGAAGCACTTGGTGGAATAAACCTTGAGGTCAGGACAGGTGAATTCCTCGCCATCGTTGGACCGAGCGGCTGCGGGAAATCAACATTCCTTGAGATCCTGGGCGGCCTGATAAAGCCATCATGCGGAAACATCTACATAGACGGAAAAGCGGTAAACGGCCCGGATCATGACAGGGGGATTGTATTCCAGGGTTATGCGCTGTTCCCATGGCGAACCGTAACAGAAAACATATCGTATGGGCTTGAAGAAAAAGGTATCCCCGGGAAAACAAGATATGAGATATGCAAAAGATACATTTCTCTTGTGGGTCTTTCTGGCTTTGAGGATCATTATCCATATCAACTCAGCGGCGGGATGAAGCAGCGCGTGGCGATAGCAAGAGCTTTTGCTTATGATCCTGCTATTTTATTAATGGATGAACCCTTCGCAGCTCTTGATGCACAGACAAGAGATACGCTGCAGGGTGAGGTTTTGCGCATCTGGGAGGAAACAAAAAAAACTGTGTTATTTGTCACCCATAACATTGAAGAAGCTGTATTTCTGGCTGACAGGGTAGCTATCATGTCAGCACGCCCTGGTAAAATTAAACGGATGATCAACATTCCACTGCCCAGGCCAAGGTCTGGGGATTCCAGGACATCCGGGGATTTTATTGAACTGAGAAAGGAGGTGGGCAACATTGTCAGGGAAGAAGCCAGGCCTGAAGCGTTCTCTTAG
- a CDS encoding ABC transporter permease encodes MSGKKPGLKRSLRKVIALLVFFLLWELLPASGIISKAYFAPPSEVFAALVRLTVSGELWTHTSISLQRAITGLGLATIIMIPLGFFMGWYRDFEEIADGLVQTLRQTSSLSLFPVFILFLGIGEVSKIAVIFWGAQWPILLNTINGVKSVDPLLIKSARSMGSSSISLFRKVVIPSSLPSIITGLRLSATHSVIVLVAAEMIGAKSGLGYSVINWEYNFMIPEMYAAIVMLALLGLITNYSLVWLEKTTTKWKEEISIT; translated from the coding sequence TTGTCAGGGAAGAAGCCAGGCCTGAAGCGTTCTCTTAGGAAAGTCATCGCCCTGCTTGTTTTTTTCCTTTTATGGGAACTGCTGCCTGCAAGCGGCATAATCAGCAAAGCATACTTTGCACCGCCATCAGAAGTTTTTGCAGCACTTGTGAGGCTTACAGTATCAGGTGAACTGTGGACCCATACAAGCATCAGCCTCCAGCGTGCTATTACAGGACTGGGTCTTGCTACGATAATAATGATACCACTTGGTTTTTTCATGGGATGGTACAGAGACTTTGAAGAAATCGCGGATGGTCTGGTGCAGACGCTAAGGCAGACTTCGTCCTTATCCCTTTTTCCGGTATTCATCCTTTTTCTGGGGATAGGGGAAGTATCAAAAATCGCTGTAATATTCTGGGGTGCACAGTGGCCGATATTACTGAACACCATCAACGGTGTGAAAAGTGTTGATCCCCTGCTGATAAAATCCGCCCGTTCAATGGGTTCGTCCTCAATTTCATTATTCAGGAAAGTTGTCATACCTTCATCCCTGCCATCAATAATCACCGGTTTGAGGCTCAGCGCAACTCATTCTGTAATCGTTCTTGTGGCAGCCGAGATGATCGGGGCTAAATCGGGATTGGGGTATTCAGTGATCAACTGGGAATATAATTTCATGATACCTGAAATGTATGCAGCGATCGTTATGCTTGCGCTTCTTGGATTGATCACTAATTATTCTCTTGTCTGGCTTGAGAAAACTACTACGAAATGGAAGGAAGAAATATCGATAACATAA
- a CDS encoding ABC transporter substrate-binding protein, with translation MNTNIKTATILIGIALILTAGLLWIKETTAEPKQETKTTQVSDTGSQKDITIRYLSSSTIIEPYEFAKELGYLEGINLIREGSYTGGPEDILAVASGSTDIGHSAWVAIINARTRGSEITAFAAPMGNSPESWYKGTPFLSKWIVLENSSIKNAKDLAGKKIAVNIPGAHVDYVTREYLARNGISTDQVQFVTIGISKHEQVLKQGQVDVVAPLGVVVDKIEEGKGVRVLFSDYDIIGDQTHCVLFTSEKFLKEKPDAVRRLTEGIAKAADWAKEHPEESQELAVRILKDKGGNPDLAKYWKGFGVRDHALLADSDAQFWIDWLVKDGKIKEGQFKPADIYTNEYNLYYKK, from the coding sequence ATGAATACAAATATAAAAACTGCGACAATCCTGATTGGCATTGCTTTAATATTGACGGCTGGCCTTTTATGGATCAAGGAAACAACGGCTGAACCTAAACAGGAAACAAAAACCACGCAAGTAAGCGATACCGGATCACAGAAAGATATTACGATACGATACCTGTCTTCCAGTACAATTATTGAACCTTATGAATTTGCAAAAGAACTTGGATATCTTGAGGGCATAAATCTCATCCGTGAGGGCTCATATACCGGCGGTCCCGAAGATATACTGGCAGTTGCTTCAGGCAGCACAGATATAGGTCATTCTGCATGGGTTGCAATAATAAACGCCAGAACCAGGGGGAGTGAAATTACGGCGTTTGCAGCTCCTATGGGCAATTCGCCAGAAAGCTGGTATAAGGGAACCCCTTTCTTATCAAAATGGATCGTACTTGAGAACAGCAGTATAAAGAATGCAAAAGATCTTGCCGGAAAGAAGATCGCTGTAAATATACCGGGTGCGCATGTTGATTATGTTACACGTGAATATCTCGCTCGAAACGGAATATCCACGGACCAGGTACAGTTTGTAACAATTGGCATTTCAAAACATGAGCAGGTGCTCAAACAGGGTCAGGTGGATGTTGTCGCCCCGCTCGGTGTAGTTGTGGACAAGATAGAAGAAGGGAAAGGTGTAAGAGTGCTGTTCTCGGATTACGATATTATTGGAGACCAGACACACTGCGTGCTTTTCACGTCAGAGAAGTTCCTGAAGGAGAAGCCAGATGCTGTAAGGCGCCTTACAGAGGGTATAGCAAAGGCAGCCGACTGGGCAAAAGAACATCCAGAAGAATCACAGGAACTGGCTGTCAGGATACTCAAAGATAAAGGCGGGAATCCTGACCTTGCAAAATACTGGAAGGGCTTCGGAGTAAGAGACCACGCGCTCCTTGCGGATAGCGATGCGCAGTTCTGGATAGACTGGCTGGTAAAGGACGGGAAGATCAAAGAAGGGCAGTTCAAACCTGCTGATATATACACCAACGAATACAATCTATATTATAAGAAATAA
- a CDS encoding O-acetylhomoserine aminocarboxypropyltransferase/cysteine synthase: MAKNRLETIALHVGQENPDPATGARAVPIYQTTSYVFKNSEHAANLFALKEFGNIYTRIMNPTTDIFEKRIAAVEGGTGALGVASGQAAETLALLAITRVGDEIVAANNLYGGTYQLFHHTFPKLGRTVKFVDSAKPDEFKKAINDRTRAIYAETIGNPKLDVPDFEAIAKIAHDAGIPFVVDNTVGVGIARPIDHGADIVVDSATKYIGGHGTSVGGVIVDSGKFNWGNGKFPEFTEPDPSYHGLKYWDTFGNFPGLGNVAFIIKVRVQLLRDLGPALSPFNAFQFLQGLETLVLRVNKHSDNALEIAKFLKGHPLVKWVNYPGLTDNPNHKIASRYLDGHYGGIVGFGIKGGYEAGKKFIDSVKLFSHLANIGDARSLVIHPASTTHQQLARKEQEETGVFEDYIRLSIGLENADDIKADIDQALKAAVK; encoded by the coding sequence ATGGCAAAAAATAGATTAGAAACAATAGCATTACACGTTGGACAGGAGAATCCCGACCCGGCTACAGGTGCAAGGGCTGTACCAATTTATCAGACAACATCGTATGTTTTTAAAAATTCAGAACATGCGGCAAATCTCTTTGCTCTCAAAGAATTCGGGAACATCTATACAAGGATAATGAACCCTACGACCGATATCTTTGAAAAAAGGATCGCTGCCGTCGAAGGCGGGACAGGGGCACTTGGAGTAGCTTCAGGCCAGGCTGCAGAGACACTTGCGCTTCTTGCTATCACCAGGGTGGGCGATGAGATAGTTGCAGCAAATAATCTTTATGGCGGAACATACCAGTTATTTCATCATACATTCCCCAAACTGGGACGAACGGTAAAATTCGTTGATTCTGCAAAACCCGATGAATTCAAAAAAGCAATTAACGACAGGACAAGAGCAATATATGCAGAAACGATCGGCAATCCAAAATTGGATGTGCCCGATTTTGAAGCCATCGCAAAGATAGCGCACGATGCAGGCATACCTTTTGTTGTTGATAACACAGTCGGAGTGGGTATCGCCAGGCCAATAGACCATGGGGCAGACATAGTCGTAGACTCTGCCACAAAGTACATTGGGGGACATGGGACATCAGTAGGCGGTGTAATTGTTGATTCGGGTAAGTTCAACTGGGGGAACGGCAAATTCCCGGAATTTACTGAGCCCGACCCAAGCTATCACGGATTGAAATACTGGGATACATTCGGTAATTTCCCCGGGCTTGGAAATGTGGCTTTCATAATAAAAGTAAGAGTACAGCTTCTCAGGGATTTAGGCCCTGCATTGAGCCCATTTAACGCATTCCAGTTCTTACAGGGACTTGAAACTCTTGTATTAAGAGTAAATAAGCATTCTGACAATGCCCTTGAGATAGCAAAATTCCTCAAAGGGCATCCCCTGGTCAAATGGGTCAACTATCCCGGCCTGACTGATAACCCAAATCATAAGATCGCATCCAGATACCTGGACGGTCATTACGGCGGTATTGTCGGTTTTGGCATAAAAGGAGGCTACGAAGCAGGAAAAAAATTCATTGATTCAGTTAAGCTCTTCTCTCATCTTGCCAACATCGGAGATGCAAGAAGCCTTGTAATCCATCCTGCTTCCACAACACATCAGCAACTGGCCCGGAAAGAACAGGAAGAAACAGGAGTCTTCGAAGATTATATCCGGCTTTCTATCGGTCTTGAAAATGCGGATGATATAAAAGCTGATATTGACCAGGCATTAAAAGCAGCTGTAAAATAG